In Macrobrachium nipponense isolate FS-2020 chromosome 36, ASM1510439v2, whole genome shotgun sequence, a genomic segment contains:
- the LOC135203337 gene encoding cuticle protein AMP4-like, with product MKMIIVAMLVAVALADKPLEDAPVPVPVAILRSAQVNPDENGAHSSDFESENGIKFEFSGSEGAEGGANMIGSWSYPLEDGSVASVSFVANENGFQPQSSLLPVAPEFPHPIPQFVLDQIEFARLEDERRAQEETAE from the exons ATGAAGATG ATCATCGTCGCAATGTTGGTGGCCGTCGCCTTGGCCGACAAACCTCTGGAAGACGCCCCAGTGCCAGTGCCCGTGGCCATCCTGAGAAGTGCCCAGGTCAACCCCGACGAGAACGGCGCCCACAGCTCCGACTTCGAGTCCGAGAACGGCATTAAGTTCGAGTTCTCCGGATCTGAAGGCGCAGAAGGAGGTGCCAACATGATCGGCTCTTGGAG CTACCCCCTGGAAGACGGCTCCGTGGCTTCAGTCTCCTTCGTCGCCAACGAAAACGGATTCCAGCCCCAGTCCTCGTTGTTGCCAGTGGCTCCTGAattcccccaccccatcccccagtTCGTCCTCGACCAGATCGAGTTCGCCAGACTCGAGGACGAGCGCAGGGCTCAAGAGGAGACCGCAGAGTGA
- the LOC135203704 gene encoding cuticle protein AMP4-like codes for MKMIIVAMLVAVALADKPLEDAPVPVPVAILRSAQVNPDENGAHSSDFESENGIKFEFSGSEGAEGGANMIGSWSYPLEDGSVASVSFVANENGFQPQSSLLPVAPEFPHPIPQFVLDQIEFARLEDERRAQEETEE; via the exons ATGAAGATG ATCATCGTCGCAATGTTGGTGGCCGTCGCCTTGGCCGACAAACCTCTGGAAGACGCCCCAGTGCCAGTGCCCGTGGCCATCCTGAGAAGTGCCCAGGTTAACCCCGACGAGAACGGCGCCCACAGCTCCGACTTCGAGTCCGAGAACGGCATCAAGTTCGAGTTTTCCGGATCTGAAGGCGCAGAAGGAGGTGCCAACATGATCGGCTCTTGGAG CTACCCCCTGGAAGACGGCTCCGTGGCTTCAGTCTCCTTCGTCGCCAACGAAAACGGATTCCAGCCCCAGTCCTCGTTGTTGCCTGTGGCTCCTGAattcccccaccccatcccccagtTCGTCCTCGACCAGATCGAGTTCGCCAGACTCGAGGACGAGCGCAGGGCTCAAGAGGAGACCGAAGAGTGA